Proteins from a single region of Cupriavidus sp. MP-37:
- a CDS encoding carbon-phosphorus lyase complex subunit PhnI, translating to MYVAVKGGERAILNSYRMLDAYRRGDTAVPELTLAQIREQMPLAVARVMAEGSLYDPHLAALALKQAAGDQIEAIFLLRAYRTTLPRFGYTQPLDTGAMRLQRRISSTFKDLPGGQVLGPTYDYTQRLLDFSLETGRAPQPLPAEQEPLAGTMPRVTSLLEADELVEADEIPAGDPAPPDLTREPLTFPAGRAARLQNLARADEGFLLSMGYSTQRGYGNSHPFAAEIRYGTAEVELFVEELGFAVTIGEIELTECQMVSQFAGNADEAPRFTRGYGLVFGYNERKAMSMALADRAMRAEALGEAADAPANDIEFMLYHSDNVEASGFVQHLKLPHYVDFQANLELLRRLRAGAPDGVMPATAAAPPQPQSQPQPQPHPQEETLA from the coding sequence ATGTATGTAGCCGTCAAAGGAGGCGAACGCGCCATCCTCAATTCCTACCGGATGCTCGACGCCTATCGCCGCGGCGACACCGCGGTGCCGGAACTGACGCTGGCACAGATCCGCGAGCAGATGCCGCTGGCGGTGGCGCGCGTGATGGCCGAGGGCTCGCTGTACGACCCGCACCTGGCGGCGCTGGCGCTCAAGCAGGCCGCCGGCGATCAGATCGAGGCGATCTTCCTGCTGCGCGCGTACCGCACCACGCTACCGCGCTTCGGCTATACGCAGCCGCTCGATACTGGCGCGATGCGCCTGCAGCGCCGGATCTCGTCGACCTTCAAGGACCTGCCGGGCGGCCAGGTGCTGGGACCCACCTACGACTACACGCAGCGGCTGCTGGATTTCTCGCTCGAAACCGGCCGCGCGCCGCAGCCCTTGCCCGCTGAGCAGGAACCACTGGCCGGCACCATGCCGCGCGTGACCAGCCTGCTGGAAGCGGACGAGCTGGTCGAAGCCGACGAGATTCCGGCCGGCGATCCCGCGCCGCCCGACCTGACGCGCGAGCCGCTGACCTTCCCCGCCGGCCGCGCCGCGCGCCTGCAGAACCTGGCGCGCGCCGACGAGGGCTTCCTGCTGTCGATGGGCTACTCGACCCAGCGCGGCTACGGCAACTCGCACCCGTTCGCGGCCGAGATCCGCTACGGCACGGCCGAGGTGGAGCTGTTCGTCGAAGAGCTCGGCTTCGCCGTCACCATCGGCGAGATCGAGCTGACCGAATGCCAGATGGTGAGCCAGTTCGCCGGCAATGCCGACGAGGCGCCGCGCTTTACGCGCGGCTATGGGCTGGTGTTCGGCTACAACGAGCGCAAGGCCATGTCGATGGCACTGGCCGACCGCGCCATGCGCGCCGAAGCACTCGGCGAGGCCGCCGACGCGCCCGCCAACGATATCGAATTCATGCTGTACCACAGCGACAACGTCGAGGCCTCTGGCTTCGTGCAGCACCTGAAGCTGCCGCACTACGTGGACTTCCAGGCCAACCTGGAACTGCTGCGGCGGCTGCGCGCCGGCGCGCCGGACGGCGTCATGCCCGCGACCGCGGCGGCACCGCCGCAGCCGCAATCACAGCCACAGCCGCAGCCACATCCGCAAGAGGAGACGCTGGCATGA
- the phnN gene encoding phosphonate metabolism protein/1,5-bisphosphokinase (PRPP-forming) PhnN — protein sequence MSAATVADGHGLFYLMGPSGSGKDSLLRALRERLGADHRIVIAHRYITRAADANEASVALTPEEFHRRRALGCLALDWHSHGLHYGIGIEIEQWLARGLTVIVNGSREYLPQAVARYPRLCAVHVRVQPEVLAARLRQRGREAEDAIARRLARARQAFAVPAGCRLVEIDNSGGLESAVAALAQLVGAAPGASPAAARRA from the coding sequence ATGAGCGCCGCGACCGTGGCCGACGGACACGGCCTGTTCTACCTGATGGGCCCGTCCGGCAGCGGCAAGGACTCGTTGCTGCGCGCGCTGCGCGAGCGCCTGGGAGCGGATCACCGCATCGTCATCGCGCATCGCTACATCACCCGCGCCGCCGACGCCAACGAGGCCTCGGTGGCGCTGACGCCGGAAGAATTCCACCGCCGCCGGGCACTCGGCTGCCTGGCGCTGGACTGGCACAGCCACGGGCTGCATTACGGCATCGGCATCGAGATCGAGCAGTGGCTGGCGCGCGGCCTGACGGTCATCGTCAACGGCTCGCGCGAGTACCTGCCGCAAGCGGTGGCGCGCTACCCCAGGCTGTGCGCGGTGCACGTGCGGGTGCAGCCCGAGGTGCTGGCCGCGCGGCTGCGCCAGCGCGGACGCGAAGCGGAAGACGCGATTGCCAGACGGCTGGCCCGCGCGCGGCAGGCGTTCGCCGTGCCGGCGGGATGCCGGCTGGTCGAGATCGACAACAGCGGCGGGCTGGAGAGCGCGGTGGCGGCGCTGGCGCAACTGGTGGGTGCGGCGCCGGGCGCCTCACCTGCAGCGGCGCGGCGGGCCTGA
- a CDS encoding alpha-D-ribose 1-methylphosphonate 5-triphosphate diphosphatase: protein MSATYLTHATLVLPDRVLHDSALLIADGRIAAIEPDAAAVPAHAAVIELHGHTLMPGLVDVHSDAIEKEVEPRASVLFPLDFAVAQVDRRNAAAGITTPYHALSFAGNQFGVRNVDTAATVVRTVAAYRQHSLVDNRIHCRYEVTDAGAVPVLEALMAEGVVDLLSVMDHSPGQGQFKTLDAYLAYMMGNHGMSRDAAADAARQKAAALEGAHERVNRLVAAAHALGIPTASHDDDSPQRIAAMHALGVRMSEFPINLETAQAACACALPTILGAPNVLRGKSQSGSMRAIDAIRAGAGTILCSDYQPSTLIAAAYAAGRQAGLPLHQALALVTAHPADACRLADRGRLAPGLRADVIAVSEVAGQPMVTHTWSGGRLVFAAGYPSLRPAAGAAVPRRTALREVA from the coding sequence ATGTCTGCGACCTACCTGACCCACGCCACCCTGGTGCTGCCGGACCGCGTGCTGCACGACAGCGCGCTGCTGATCGCGGATGGCCGCATCGCCGCGATCGAGCCCGATGCCGCGGCCGTGCCCGCGCACGCCGCCGTGATCGAACTGCACGGCCACACCCTGATGCCAGGCCTGGTGGACGTGCATTCCGACGCCATCGAGAAAGAGGTGGAGCCGCGCGCCAGCGTGCTGTTCCCGCTGGACTTCGCCGTGGCCCAGGTCGACCGCCGCAACGCCGCCGCCGGCATCACCACGCCTTATCACGCGCTGTCGTTCGCCGGCAACCAGTTCGGCGTGCGCAACGTCGACACCGCGGCCACGGTGGTGCGCACGGTCGCCGCCTACCGGCAGCACAGCCTGGTCGACAACCGCATCCACTGCCGCTACGAGGTCACCGACGCCGGCGCGGTGCCGGTGCTGGAAGCGCTGATGGCCGAAGGCGTGGTCGACCTGCTCTCGGTGATGGACCACTCGCCCGGCCAGGGCCAGTTCAAGACCCTCGACGCCTACCTGGCCTACATGATGGGCAACCACGGCATGAGCCGCGACGCGGCCGCCGATGCCGCGCGCCAGAAGGCCGCGGCGCTGGAGGGCGCGCACGAGCGCGTCAACCGGCTGGTGGCCGCGGCGCACGCGCTGGGCATTCCCACCGCCAGCCACGACGACGATTCGCCGCAGCGCATCGCCGCCATGCACGCGCTGGGCGTGCGCATGAGCGAGTTCCCGATCAACCTGGAGACCGCGCAGGCGGCCTGCGCGTGCGCGCTGCCGACCATCCTGGGCGCGCCCAACGTGCTGCGCGGCAAGAGCCAGAGCGGATCGATGCGCGCCATCGACGCGATCCGGGCGGGCGCCGGCACCATCCTGTGCTCGGACTACCAGCCTTCCACCCTGATCGCCGCCGCATATGCCGCCGGACGCCAGGCCGGCCTGCCGCTGCACCAGGCGCTGGCGCTGGTCACCGCCCACCCCGCCGATGCCTGCCGGCTTGCCGACCGCGGCCGCCTGGCGCCGGGGCTGCGCGCCGACGTGATCGCGGTGTCCGAGGTGGCCGGCCAGCCGATGGTCACGCACACTTGGTCGGGCGGACGGCTGGTGTTTGCGGCGGGCTACCCGTCGCTGCGGCCCGCCGCCGGTGCTGCCGTGCCGCGCCGGACCGCGCTGCGCGAGGTGGCGTGA
- the phnK gene encoding phosphonate C-P lyase system protein PhnK, whose translation MNAAPLLSVRNLTRTWDGLHGCHDVSFDLYPGEVLCVVGESGSGKSTLLQALSMQAPAQRGTVSYAMRESGLTDLATLSSARLRLLARTDWGFVRQHARDGLRMQVSAGANIAERLMAVGERHYGNLREVAGSWLEKMEIDLTRLDDVPGTFSGGMQQRLQIARNLVTHPRLVFMDEPTASLDVSVQARLLDLLRRLVADLDLAAVLVTHDLAVARLLAHRTLVMQGGRVVEQGLTDQILDDPQHPYTQLLVSSILQG comes from the coding sequence ATGAACGCCGCCCCGCTGCTGTCGGTGCGCAACCTGACGCGCACCTGGGACGGCCTGCACGGCTGCCATGACGTCAGCTTCGACCTGTATCCCGGCGAGGTGCTGTGCGTGGTGGGCGAGTCGGGCTCGGGCAAGAGCACACTGCTGCAGGCGCTGTCGATGCAGGCGCCGGCGCAGCGCGGCACGGTCAGCTACGCCATGCGCGAATCCGGCCTGACCGACCTGGCCACCTTGTCCAGCGCGCGCCTGCGGCTGCTGGCGCGCACCGACTGGGGCTTCGTGCGCCAGCATGCGCGCGACGGCCTGCGCATGCAGGTCAGCGCCGGCGCCAATATCGCCGAACGGCTGATGGCCGTGGGCGAGCGCCACTACGGCAACCTGCGCGAAGTCGCCGGCAGCTGGCTGGAGAAGATGGAGATCGACCTGACGCGGCTGGACGACGTGCCCGGCACCTTTTCCGGCGGCATGCAGCAGCGGCTGCAGATCGCGCGCAACCTGGTCACGCATCCGCGCCTGGTGTTCATGGACGAGCCCACGGCGTCGCTCGATGTGTCGGTGCAGGCCCGCCTGCTGGACCTGCTGCGCCGCCTGGTGGCGGACCTTGACCTGGCCGCGGTGCTGGTCACGCACGACCTGGCGGTGGCCAGGCTGCTGGCGCACCGCACCCTGGTGATGCAGGGCGGGCGCGTGGTCGAGCAGGGCCTGACCGACCAGATCCTCGACGATCCCCAGCATCCGTACACACAGTTGCTGGTTTCTTCCATCCTGCAGGGCTGA
- a CDS encoding alpha-D-ribose 1-methylphosphonate 5-phosphate C-P-lyase PhnJ, producing MNAADTTMAAGIARDEHYNFGYLDESTKRMLRRALLKAVAIPGYQVPFGSREMPLPYGWGTGGIQVTAAIIGKDDVLKVIDQGSDDTTNAINIRRFFARVTGVPTTERTAEASIIQTRHRIPETALRAGQTVVFQVPIPEPLRWLEPSEGETRTMHALAEYGAMHVKLYEDIARHGHIATTYDYPVIVNQRYMMRPSPIPKFDNPKLDLSPALMLFGAGREKRVYAVPPYTAVKSLDFADHPFTVESWSNCCAQCGATDSYLDEIITDDAGTRRFVCSDTEYCADRQAAQALKSAAGGAQ from the coding sequence ATGAACGCCGCCGACACCACCATGGCCGCGGGCATCGCCCGCGACGAGCACTACAACTTCGGCTATCTCGACGAATCGACCAAGCGCATGCTGCGCCGCGCATTGCTGAAGGCGGTGGCGATTCCGGGCTACCAGGTGCCGTTCGGCAGCCGCGAGATGCCCCTGCCGTACGGATGGGGCACCGGCGGCATCCAGGTGACCGCCGCGATCATCGGCAAGGACGATGTGCTCAAGGTGATCGACCAGGGCTCGGACGACACCACCAACGCCATCAATATCCGCCGCTTCTTCGCCCGCGTCACCGGCGTGCCGACCACCGAGCGCACCGCCGAGGCGAGCATCATCCAGACCCGCCACCGGATTCCGGAGACCGCGCTGCGCGCGGGCCAGACCGTGGTGTTCCAGGTGCCGATTCCCGAGCCGCTGCGCTGGCTGGAGCCGAGCGAAGGCGAGACCCGCACCATGCACGCACTGGCGGAATACGGCGCGATGCACGTCAAGCTGTACGAGGACATCGCCCGCCACGGCCACATCGCTACCACCTACGACTACCCCGTGATCGTCAACCAGCGCTACATGATGCGGCCTTCGCCGATCCCCAAGTTCGACAACCCCAAGCTGGACCTCAGCCCGGCGCTGATGCTGTTCGGCGCGGGCCGGGAAAAGCGCGTCTATGCGGTGCCGCCGTACACCGCCGTCAAGAGCCTGGACTTTGCCGACCACCCGTTCACCGTGGAGTCATGGTCCAACTGCTGCGCGCAGTGCGGCGCCACCGACAGCTACCTGGACGAGATCATCACCGACGACGCCGGCACGCGCCGGTTCGTATGCTCGGACACCGAGTACTGCGCCGACCGGCAAGCGGCACAAGCCCTGAAAAGCGCTGCCGGAGGTGCGCAATGA
- the phnH gene encoding phosphonate C-P lyase system protein PhnH: protein MHTAQPMPSTPAAALLPGFNDPVDDAQQVFRAALQAFAHPGQLQALPACSGVPEGLSPALAALLLTLADADTPVWLPAAVPAAARAFLRFHCGCRLTDEPGTAAFVCVPAGHAMPALADCAQGDPAFPDRSATVLLEVASLADGDTLTLRGPGIEQIQALRVTGLPAGFRAAWRANNAGFPLGVDLLLCSGDRFCALTRTTIVED, encoded by the coding sequence ATGCACACCGCCCAACCGATGCCATCCACGCCGGCCGCAGCGCTGCTGCCCGGCTTCAACGATCCGGTCGACGATGCCCAGCAGGTGTTCCGCGCCGCGCTGCAGGCGTTCGCCCACCCGGGCCAGTTGCAGGCGCTGCCGGCCTGCAGCGGGGTGCCCGAGGGCCTGTCACCGGCACTGGCCGCGCTGCTGCTGACGCTGGCCGATGCCGATACGCCGGTCTGGCTGCCGGCCGCCGTGCCGGCCGCGGCGCGTGCCTTCCTGCGCTTCCACTGCGGCTGCCGGCTGACGGATGAACCCGGCACCGCGGCCTTCGTCTGCGTGCCGGCCGGCCACGCCATGCCGGCGCTGGCGGACTGCGCGCAGGGCGACCCCGCCTTCCCTGACCGCTCGGCCACGGTGCTGCTGGAGGTGGCCTCGCTTGCCGACGGCGACACGCTGACGCTGCGCGGCCCCGGCATCGAGCAGATCCAGGCGCTGCGCGTTACCGGCCTGCCCGCGGGCTTTCGCGCGGCCTGGCGCGCCAACAACGCCGGCTTCCCGCTCGGCGTGGACCTGCTGTTGTGCAGCGGCGACCGGTTCTGCGCGCTGACCCGCACCACCATCGTGGAGGACTGA
- a CDS encoding IclR family transcriptional regulator, translating to MPRSKAPESATEPSTTRTRERRQRVQSAVTGMAVLKGLARLGGRASLTALAAHIDESPAKVHRYLVSLLEEGLVAQEPGTQQYHLGFEALQIGMAAMRQADPIRLAEASLVRLRETLEVTCFVAVMGNKGPTIMRFEEPGLPVTVNVRAGSVMPLLWSATGRVFLGLLDEKGVLAQAREELAAASPARLAQLDADDPIGALRRAVRADDCAWVRDTNLTGISAVAAPVRDYTGRVCAVLTALGATGGFDPAIDGPIGSAVRREARAVSAALGFNPGA from the coding sequence ATGCCCCGATCCAAAGCTCCCGAATCCGCCACTGAGCCCTCTACCACCCGCACCCGGGAACGGCGCCAGCGCGTGCAGTCCGCCGTCACCGGCATGGCGGTATTGAAGGGGCTGGCCCGCCTCGGCGGCCGTGCCAGCCTGACCGCGCTGGCCGCGCATATCGACGAAAGCCCGGCCAAGGTGCACCGCTACCTGGTCAGCCTGCTGGAAGAAGGCCTGGTGGCGCAGGAGCCCGGCACGCAGCAGTACCACCTGGGCTTCGAGGCGCTGCAGATCGGCATGGCCGCGATGCGCCAGGCCGATCCGATCCGGCTGGCCGAGGCGTCGCTCGTGCGCCTGCGCGAGACCCTGGAGGTGACCTGCTTTGTCGCGGTGATGGGCAACAAGGGGCCCACCATCATGCGCTTCGAGGAACCGGGCCTGCCGGTGACGGTGAACGTGCGCGCGGGCTCGGTGATGCCGCTGCTGTGGTCGGCCACGGGGCGCGTGTTCCTGGGGCTGCTCGATGAAAAAGGGGTCCTGGCGCAGGCCAGGGAAGAGCTTGCGGCCGCCAGCCCGGCGCGGCTGGCGCAGCTCGATGCCGACGACCCCATTGGCGCGTTGCGCCGCGCGGTGCGGGCCGACGACTGCGCCTGGGTGCGCGACACCAACCTGACCGGCATCAGCGCGGTGGCTGCCCCGGTGCGCGACTACACCGGGCGGGTGTGCGCGGTGCTGACCGCGCTGGGTGCCACCGGCGGCTTCGACCCCGCCATCGACGGCCCCATCGGCAGCGCCGTGCGGCGCGAGGCGCGCGCGGTCAGCGCGGCGCTGGGATTCAACCCCGGGGCGTGA
- a CDS encoding tripartite tricarboxylate transporter substrate binding protein — protein sequence MPRPRFALAVRLAVGALALPMLATSVAQAADPYPAKPIRWIVPYAAGGGSDFLARTIGQGLSAKVGQPVVVDNKPGGNTAIGAAETARAAADGYTVLSADNGTLVFNPVLYKSLSYHPGKDLAPVTLLGRFPMILVVGAASPAKSAREFIAQAKATQGGINYGSAGAGSPHHLAMELLKVEAGLPMTHAPYRGAAPALSDVAAGQVAAMMVDYAAGAGFIKGGKVRPLAVANATRLPQLPDVPTFAELGYPRVEAAALVGMVVPAGTPPEVINTLNKDVVAAIREPAVNKRLVDFGVEPVGNTPAQFSELLRTESGRWSKLIRDLKITLDN from the coding sequence ATGCCCCGCCCCCGCTTTGCCCTTGCCGTGCGCCTGGCCGTCGGCGCGCTGGCCTTGCCGATGCTCGCCACTAGTGTTGCCCAAGCCGCCGATCCCTATCCCGCCAAGCCGATCCGCTGGATCGTGCCGTACGCCGCCGGCGGCGGCTCCGATTTCCTCGCGCGCACCATCGGCCAGGGCCTGTCGGCCAAGGTGGGACAGCCGGTGGTGGTCGACAACAAGCCCGGCGGCAATACCGCCATCGGCGCCGCCGAGACCGCGCGCGCGGCCGCGGACGGCTATACCGTGCTGTCGGCCGACAACGGCACACTGGTGTTCAATCCCGTGCTGTACAAGTCGCTGTCCTACCATCCCGGCAAGGACCTGGCGCCGGTGACGCTGCTGGGCCGCTTCCCGATGATCCTGGTGGTGGGCGCCGCCAGCCCGGCCAAAAGCGCCAGGGAATTCATCGCGCAGGCCAAGGCCACGCAGGGCGGCATCAACTACGGCTCGGCCGGCGCAGGCAGCCCGCACCACCTGGCGATGGAACTGCTGAAGGTCGAAGCCGGCCTGCCGATGACACACGCGCCGTACCGCGGCGCCGCGCCGGCGCTGTCCGACGTCGCCGCCGGCCAGGTCGCCGCGATGATGGTCGACTATGCCGCGGGTGCCGGCTTCATCAAGGGCGGCAAGGTGCGCCCGCTGGCCGTTGCCAATGCCACCCGCCTGCCGCAGCTGCCCGATGTGCCGACCTTCGCCGAGCTGGGCTACCCGCGGGTCGAAGCCGCGGCGCTGGTCGGCATGGTGGTGCCGGCCGGCACGCCGCCGGAGGTGATCAACACGCTGAACAAGGACGTGGTCGCGGCCATCCGCGAGCCGGCGGTTAACAAGCGGCTGGTCGACTTTGGTGTCGAACCGGTGGGCAACACGCCGGCGCAGTTCAGCGAGCTGCTGCGCACCGAATCCGGCCGCTGGAGCAAGCTGATCCGCGACCTGAAGATCACGCTGGACAACTGA
- the phnG gene encoding phosphonate C-P lyase system protein PhnG yields the protein MMQSETAGTEVPAANAARTAWLRILATAPAEALDNAYQRLAQAQALPAYRLLRRPESGMAMVRGRAGGTGAQFNLGEITVTRCAVVLEDSAGEGAADAAAGVAYVQGRSVRHAEQAAVLDALLQRPAWHRRVQDLVLAPLADAHARRAAHAAATAAQTRVEFFTMVRGED from the coding sequence ATGATGCAAAGCGAAACCGCGGGCACCGAGGTGCCTGCCGCCAACGCCGCCCGCACCGCCTGGCTGCGGATCCTGGCGACGGCTCCAGCCGAAGCACTCGACAACGCTTACCAGCGGCTTGCGCAAGCGCAGGCCCTGCCCGCCTACCGGCTGCTGCGCAGGCCGGAGTCCGGCATGGCCATGGTACGCGGCCGCGCCGGCGGCACCGGGGCCCAGTTCAACCTTGGCGAAATCACGGTGACGCGCTGCGCGGTCGTGCTCGAGGACAGCGCCGGCGAGGGTGCCGCCGACGCCGCCGCGGGCGTCGCCTATGTCCAGGGCCGCAGCGTGCGCCATGCCGAGCAGGCCGCGGTGCTGGACGCGCTGCTGCAGCGTCCGGCCTGGCACCGGCGCGTGCAGGACCTGGTGCTCGCGCCGCTGGCCGACGCCCACGCCCGCCGCGCCGCGCACGCGGCGGCCACGGCCGCGCAGACGCGCGTCGAGTTTTTCACCATGGTCCGCGGAGAAGACTGA
- a CDS encoding DUF1045 domain-containing protein has product MTQAAYRYAIYLSPSGPLGTFGKHWLGRDADTGASLPPPGDLPAAPPDWIEAPAHYGLHATLKPPFRLADGASGAMVDATALDLARRHTPFDAALALRALRGFIAWTLADGGSPPMQALADACVLAFDPLRAPPSPQELARRTPEQLSDTERRMLDAWGYPYVFGTFVFHITLTGVLDAAGQRAAMAQLEAASGKLLQAPLHVDRLSVFVQPAAGEDFVVARHYGFDGSTTDGAGAAYLGA; this is encoded by the coding sequence ATGACTCAAGCCGCGTACCGCTACGCCATCTATCTGTCGCCCTCCGGCCCGCTGGGCACCTTCGGCAAACACTGGCTGGGCCGCGACGCCGACACCGGCGCCTCGCTGCCTCCGCCCGGCGACTTGCCCGCCGCGCCGCCGGACTGGATCGAGGCGCCGGCCCACTACGGCCTGCACGCCACGCTGAAGCCGCCGTTCCGGCTTGCCGACGGCGCCAGTGGGGCGATGGTCGATGCCACCGCGCTGGATCTTGCGCGCCGGCACACGCCGTTCGATGCAGCGCTGGCGCTGCGCGCGCTGCGGGGCTTTATCGCGTGGACGCTCGCCGATGGCGGCTCGCCGCCGATGCAGGCGCTGGCCGATGCCTGCGTGCTGGCGTTTGATCCCTTGCGCGCGCCGCCGTCGCCGCAGGAGCTGGCCAGGCGCACGCCGGAGCAGTTGAGCGATACAGAGCGCCGCATGCTCGACGCATGGGGCTACCCCTATGTGTTCGGCACCTTCGTGTTCCATATCACCCTGACCGGCGTGCTCGATGCCGCCGGCCAGCGCGCCGCGATGGCGCAGCTGGAAGCAGCCAGCGGCAAGCTGCTGCAAGCGCCGTTGCATGTGGACCGCCTCAGCGTCTTCGTGCAGCCTGCCGCGGGCGAAGACTTTGTCGTCGCCCGCCATTACGGCTTCGACGGCAGCACTACGGACGGCGCCGGCGCGGCGTATCTCGGCGCATGA
- the phnL gene encoding phosphonate C-P lyase system protein PhnL: MHAEQPQKLVEVRGLGKMFTLRNQGGIRLPVLRAIDFDAARGECLVLSGPSGTGKSTLLRCLYGNYLATEGSIRLRDTSADGAPWVTLGGATEQRVLQLRRDVIGYVSQFLRAIPRVGALDVVADPLRQRGAGQDEARARAAELLARLNLPRRLWDLPPATFSGGEQQRVNIARGLIGGHPVLLLDEPTASLDPDNRAVVVTLIREALAEGRALIGIFHDEAVRDAVATRLLPLHPASATALA, from the coding sequence ATGCACGCAGAACAACCACAGAAGCTGGTCGAGGTGCGCGGCCTCGGCAAGATGTTTACGTTGCGCAACCAGGGCGGCATCCGCCTGCCGGTCTTGCGCGCGATCGATTTCGATGCCGCGCGCGGCGAATGCCTGGTTCTGTCCGGGCCGTCCGGCACCGGCAAGAGCACGCTGCTGCGCTGCCTGTACGGCAATTACCTTGCCACCGAAGGCAGCATCCGGCTGCGCGATACCAGCGCCGACGGCGCGCCGTGGGTCACGCTGGGCGGTGCCACCGAACAGCGCGTGCTGCAGCTGCGCCGCGACGTGATCGGCTATGTCAGCCAGTTCCTGCGCGCGATCCCGCGCGTGGGCGCGCTCGACGTGGTCGCCGATCCGCTGCGGCAGCGCGGCGCCGGCCAGGACGAGGCGCGCGCCCGCGCGGCCGAGCTGCTGGCGCGGCTGAACCTGCCGCGCCGGCTGTGGGACCTGCCGCCCGCCACCTTCTCGGGCGGCGAGCAGCAGCGCGTCAACATCGCGCGCGGGCTGATCGGCGGCCATCCTGTCCTGCTGCTGGACGAGCCCACCGCCTCGCTCGACCCCGACAACCGCGCCGTGGTGGTCACGCTGATCCGCGAAGCGCTGGCCGAAGGCCGCGCGCTGATCGGCATTTTCCACGACGAAGCCGTGCGCGACGCGGTGGCCACGCGCCTGCTGCCGCTGCACCCCGCTAGCGCGACCGCCCTCGCCTGA
- the phnF gene encoding phosphonate metabolism transcriptional regulator PhnF has translation MSDREVERGSGVAVWRQIGEALADDIRKKLYLPGEQLPPEPELANRFAVNRHTIRRAMGELELSGLVRIEQGRGTFVQEHAIDYAIGRRTRFSQNLAAQGVRGHTEVVASQVVRAPDVARQLGLARTAELLHAQMIGKAEDRTIDVAEHYFDLKRFPGIDEVLRARQSVSRALAHFGIADYTRKWSRITAAMPSAPVARMLNQPKTRPVLQVEALNVDIDGNPVQYSVVRFAGDWVQLTVSDHD, from the coding sequence ATGTCTGATCGAGAAGTGGAACGGGGTTCGGGTGTTGCCGTCTGGCGCCAGATTGGCGAGGCGCTCGCGGACGACATCCGCAAGAAGCTGTACCTGCCGGGCGAGCAATTGCCGCCGGAGCCGGAACTCGCCAACCGCTTCGCCGTGAACCGCCATACCATCCGCCGCGCCATGGGCGAGCTGGAACTGAGCGGGCTGGTGCGCATCGAGCAGGGTCGCGGCACCTTTGTGCAGGAGCACGCGATCGACTACGCCATCGGGCGCCGCACGCGCTTCTCGCAGAACCTGGCCGCGCAGGGCGTGCGCGGCCATACCGAAGTCGTTGCCAGCCAGGTCGTGCGCGCGCCGGACGTGGCCAGGCAACTGGGTCTGGCGCGCACCGCCGAGCTGCTCCATGCGCAGATGATCGGCAAGGCCGAGGACCGCACCATCGACGTGGCCGAGCATTACTTTGACCTCAAGCGCTTTCCCGGCATCGACGAGGTGCTGCGCGCCAGGCAATCCGTATCGCGCGCGCTGGCGCATTTCGGCATTGCCGATTACACGCGCAAGTGGTCGCGCATTACCGCCGCGATGCCGAGCGCGCCGGTGGCGCGGATGCTGAACCAGCCCAAGACGCGCCCGGTGCTGCAGGTCGAGGCGCTGAACGTCGATATCGACGGCAACCCGGTGCAGTACAGCGTGGTGCGCTTCGCCGGCGACTGGGTGCAGCTGACGGTGTCCGACCATGACTGA